The sequence below is a genomic window from Paenibacillus silvisoli.
GACGTTGACGTCGTTTCTCCCACTGCGACATCGTCTTTGTAAACGATATAGGTGATGCCGTCACCGTTTGCCGGCTTGTCCCACGTCAATTCCACTTGCGTTTCCGTATTGTCCGTTGAATGGAGGAACGACGGCGACATAGCTTCTTTCGCCACATCATCCGGCGTCGACACCTTCTCGAGCGCGACATCGTCCAAATAGAAATCCGAGCCCGACCACTTCACCAGCGTCAAATTCGAATTCGACGTCTTCATGAGCTCCGGCGGCGCGGTAAACACGTTCTCGATATAGTGATACTCCCCATCCGCAACGTTGAAGTCGAGCTGATTGGAGAAGCTCTTGCCCAGCGTCAGCTTCAGGTTGCCCCCGGCATCGCCGTTCTTGTACTTATACCAAGCGCTGAAGCGATACGTCCTTCCCGGCTCGAGCGCGCCGAAGTCAAGACCGGAAATGCCGAAGCCGCCGCCGATCTTGAGCGCTTGCTCCTGACCGTGCGGTTCCTCCTTGCCGATGTTAATGTTGACCCAATTGGGCCAAGCAATGGCACCGCTTTCAAAATTGCCGTTCGGTACCAGATTGCTTCCGTAAACGACCCCGTCCGATGATGTGCCGGCAGCTTCTGCAAATGAACTTGACGGTGCGAGCAGCAGCATCGCCATCGCGAACGTGCCTATACGTCTTTTCATCATATCCATCCTCTCCGCTTGTTGGTCTGAAACGCCTATTACTCCTTAATTTTACAGGTTGTGGAAGATGTCGCCTATTGCATCCTATTTACTTTCGTTGCTGTCTATTAACTTCTTTAAGGTCGGTAACGCCATCTGCGCAGCCGAACAACTGGATGGGTAGGCATGCAAAAAAGCCCTTCGGATTTCTCCGAAGGGCTTCATTTAAATGGTTGGTGCGGTCGAGAGGACTCGAACCTCCACGGCTGTTACACCACTAGAACCTGAATCTAGCGCGTCTGCCAATTCCGCCACGACCGCATCTGGCAGATGTTCTTGCGTACGAGCCGCAATCACGTTTCTTATAATAGCACCCGGTTCTAGCGAAGTCAAGGCAGCTTGTAAAAGTTGAAATTTTCTAAAAATTAACCGTTTACCCTGCCTGCCGGAAGTTATTCGAACAAGTCGCCGAACACGTCCAGCATCGTCTTCTTCTTGTGCGGCTTGCCGTGCTTCCCGTACTGGCCGTACCCGTGCGAGTCATAGCCATGCTGGCCTTGTTGACCATGCTGACCTTGTTGACCGTGCTGGCTGTAGCCTTTGCCGGTGTTATAGCCTTGATCACGGCTGCGGTCGCGATAAGGATCGCCGGATGAATAATTCGGGTTCATGTTGATGCTGCGCTCCAGCCGATCGTACTCGTCGCGAACTTCCCGCACGCCTTTCACAAGCTTGTCCAGCTCGCCCCGATCGAGCCAAACGCCTTTGCAATCCGGGCAAATATCGATCAAAACGCCGTCTCTCTCGACTTCTCTCATGCGAACATCGGTGCATACAGGACATTTCATGGTGGATCAGCCTCCATTCAGTTATTAACACCTATACGGTTCAACCTGCCGGAGGTTTCAACGAAACACTCTTGTTCACAGCTGCGTGCGCGGAGATCCGACCGGCTCGTAAATATAGCTTCTGCTCAATTTGACGACTTTGCGGCTTCGTTTGCGAATGACGACGGAGTCCGCATCCCACGCAACGACGATACCCAGTACGTCATTGACTTCCATGCCGTCGCGGACGACGCGCACCGGCGTCCCTTCCATTCGATACTGATCCAATTGTTCTTCGGATATCATATGCAATCGCTCCATTTCTATAAAAAAACCTCAATGCGGCAGCGAGCCGTCATTGAGGCACTCATTATGTTCGCCAGCAACTAGCCGACATGCTCCTTGGAATCGTTCGTTTCGAACCATTCGTCGAGGACGCGGGAAGACATCACGCGGCTCGTAATATACTCGGCTTGCTTCTCCGAAAACTGACCTTTCCAATCGATCTCCAGCTCCGACGAGAGCTTCACGATCGTCAGCAGCTCCGACCAAGCAACGTACCGTTTATACCAGAAAAACTGCGGATGCTCAATCATATAAGGGTACAAGTCATCAAAATCCGTATGCTTGCAGTCAAGCGCACGTTCGAAATGATTTTTCGCTTCCGACAATTTGGTTAATAAATAATCAGCGGATAATTGTCCCATACCCTAGCGCCTCCAATCCGTCACTTAGAATCATTATAAGTCAATTCGTTCATCCCGAAAAGATGGAGGAGATGGAATTTATAAGGGAAACTATTCGAAACGGATTTTGCCGCCTTCGAGCGATGCGATGCGAACGAGCGATTCAACGCGGATCCCTTGCTCGCGGATCGTGCGCGCTCCGGCCTGGAACGATTTTTCCACGACGATGCCGAGTCCGGCCAGCTTCGCGCCCGAGCGTTCGATAATTTTGATCAAGCCGCGCGCGGCGTCGCCGTTCGCGATAATATCGTCGATAAACAGTACCGTATCGTCGGACGTCAAGAATTGACGGGACACCATAATGTCCGTTACAATGCCTTTCGTAAACGACGGAACGCGTTCGCAGTACGCGTCCGGATCGGCGATGAGCGTTTTCTTCCGCCGCGCGAAGACGAGCGGTACGCCAAGCGCCAGCGCAGTCGCGTAAGCAACCGGAATGCCGGAGGATTCCACCGTAATGACCTTCGTAATCGGCGATTCCGCGTACAGCCGCGCGAATTCTTTGCCCATTTCCTGCGTCAGATGCGGGTCTACTTGATGATTAAGCAGAGCATCCAGCTTTAATACGTCTTGATTTAGAATAGAAGCTTCACGCAATATGCGTTCTTTGAGCTGTTCCATTCGCTTTCCCTCCACCGAAAAAATCTTTTCCGTTAAAGTTACCATAAGGTACGCCAAACGCGCAACTGACTGGTCGAAAAATAATGCCGCTCGGATTGCAACTATTTTCCAATCCGAGCGTCTAAATAGATACCGATACCCGAAGCAATCATTAAGGACGTGTTGCAATGATGAATCGCGGCAAATTAGCCAAACAAACCGCATATACCGCCGCCGTCTGCACGCTGCTTGTCCTGTTGGCGGGCTGCAGGCTTGACGTGACCGGCACCGCCCCGACGGACAACTATACCGAAGCTGCGGAGCAGTCAGGCGCTTCGCTCGCCGGAAACGACTCGGACAGCCCGCAGAAGGCCTATGCCGCCAACGAGGGCGAACCCGAAGCCGTGTTAATGGAGAACGCGCCAAGCGACAGTACCGCAATCGACGCGAAGACCGAATCGACCTCCAAGCAAGCCGGGACGAAGCCGACGACCGCCAACGATGAGCTGACTTGGGACGCCAAAGCGCCGAAGCTTCACGGCATCGCCATCGGCGACGCCAAAACGAATCTCGACAATACGCTTGGCAAGCACGTCGACAGCTATTCGATCGGCGATGGCGCGGAATCGATCACGGTGATGGAGTATTCCGGCTTCTCCGTCGGTTATGGCGCTGACAAAAAGGTCAAATTCGTAGAAGTGTTCGATAAAAGCGTGCCAACCGGACTGAACGGACTTCGGGTCGGCGACAGCGAAAGCACCGTCACGGATTCGCTGGGCAAGCCAAAAACGCATACCGCAAGCGTACTCGCCTACCAGACGAACGACTCGCTGCTGAAGCTGGACCTTGATCCGCAGAACAAGCGGGTTCTCTCCATTAAGCTGTTCTTACATTAGAATTAACCATAAGGTCACGAGCGAGCACAACAAAATCGGCGCCGTCAGAAGCAAGCCGTACTTGGCATATTCCCGCCACGACATGTCGATGCCGCCGCGCCGAAGCAGCTGCAGCCAGAGCAGCGTCGCAAGCGAACCGATCGGCGTCAGCTTCGCGCCGACCGAAGTGCCCAGCAGGCTGGCAAACGGCAAATAATGCGGGCCTATCGTCTGCTCGATCGCAAGCGAGGACACGAGCACGGCAGGCAGGTTGTTGACGGCGGCGCTGAGAAGCGAGAATAGAACGCCGGAACCGAGAATGCCGATAAGCGCGCCTTGCTCCGTCATAGGCTCCAATACATTCGGGAACCAACTTACGGCTCCGTGAAGATACATACTGTACACGATCAGATTCATCGATAGCGCAAATACGACGATCAGCCAAGGCGCTCCGCGGAGCGTCTTTTTTACGTTGCCTTGACCGACGGCCAAGCTTGCGAGCCATTGCACGGCCGCGCCGGTAAGCGCGATCGCGGCCACGGGTACCCCTATTTTGTCCGCAATGAGATAGCCTGCCATAATGGCGGCGATAATGAGCCAGGAAAGGTAGAACAGCCCCTTATGACTGACCGCCGACGCCGGCTCAGGGAACGATTCCGGCGCTTGCGCCCTGCTCTCTTCCTTGCGAATGCTTTTGCCGAAGTAGCCGGCCGTCACCGCGATGGTCACTGCAATCGCGACGATACCGGGCATGAGCATCGTTTCCGCATATTCTCCGAAACCAATGTCGAAGAAATCCGCCGTCAAAATATTCGTCAAATTGCTCATCATCAGCGGCGCGCTCGCCGTATCCGCCATTAAGCCTACGCCAAGCAGAAAGGCGATCCGGCTCCGCCTTGACAGCTGCAGCAGCGCGGTCACTTCCAATACGATCGGAATCATGATGAGAATGGTGCCGTCGTTGTTGAAGAACACCGTAATGGCCGCGGCAAGCGCGCAGAGACCGATGAGCAGGCGAAGCTGCTTATGATGAAAGGCTCTCACGATGTGAAGCGCGGCCCATCGGAAAAATCCGTTCGCGTCGAGCAGCGTCGTAAAAAGCATGATGCCGATTAAGGAGAACGTGGCGTTCCATACGAAACCCCAAATATAAGCCGCATCCTCCGGCGCCAGCAGCCTTGCCGCGAACAGCAGGGCTGCGCCGATGAGGGCGACGACCGCTTCGTGCACGCCTTTCGGTTTCCACACGATCAAGGCGAGCGAGGCGGTAAAAACGCTGATGGCAACCATCATAGCCATGGAAGGAATAACACCGCTTTCTGTCTCTAACAGGATAATAGTCATGCCTGTCCTCAGTCGGACATACCTTAACTAGTAGGTCATTGTACGAAAGGCAGGTCATGGGGAAGGTATGAAAAGAGCGAGTAAGATTATGCAGGTCGCATTTACGTATATGGGCACGGTCGTTGGCGCCGGCTTTGCGACGGGACAAGAAATATTGCAGTTTTTTACTCGATTCGGCTTTCTTGGCGCCGTCACGATTCTGATGGCCACGATGATGTTCGTGTGGCTCGGCTCGAAAAT
It includes:
- a CDS encoding TFIIB-type zinc ribbon-containing protein gives rise to the protein MKCPVCTDVRMREVERDGVLIDICPDCKGVWLDRGELDKLVKGVREVRDEYDRLERSINMNPNYSSGDPYRDRSRDQGYNTGKGYSQHGQQGQHGQQGQHGYDSHGYGQYGKHGKPHKKKTMLDVFGDLFE
- a CDS encoding ArsB/NhaD family transporter; its protein translation is MAMMVAISVFTASLALIVWKPKGVHEAVVALIGAALLFAARLLAPEDAAYIWGFVWNATFSLIGIMLFTTLLDANGFFRWAALHIVRAFHHKQLRLLIGLCALAAAITVFFNNDGTILIMIPIVLEVTALLQLSRRSRIAFLLGVGLMADTASAPLMMSNLTNILTADFFDIGFGEYAETMLMPGIVAIAVTIAVTAGYFGKSIRKEESRAQAPESFPEPASAVSHKGLFYLSWLIIAAIMAGYLIADKIGVPVAAIALTGAAVQWLASLAVGQGNVKKTLRGAPWLIVVFALSMNLIVYSMYLHGAVSWFPNVLEPMTEQGALIGILGSGVLFSLLSAAVNNLPAVLVSSLAIEQTIGPHYLPFASLLGTSVGAKLTPIGSLATLLWLQLLRRGGIDMSWREYAKYGLLLTAPILLCSLVTLWLILM
- a CDS encoding xanthine phosphoribosyltransferase, with protein sequence MEQLKERILREASILNQDVLKLDALLNHQVDPHLTQEMGKEFARLYAESPITKVITVESSGIPVAYATALALGVPLVFARRKKTLIADPDAYCERVPSFTKGIVTDIMVSRQFLTSDDTVLFIDDIIANGDAARGLIKIIERSGAKLAGLGIVVEKSFQAGARTIREQGIRVESLVRIASLEGGKIRFE